GTaaagatagaaaaaaaacacaagaactTTAATTAGCACTTGTCATATGTTGTACAGATTGTGAAGCCCTTTAAGGTAAATTTGTCAATTGTTGTGATTTTGGGCCCTATGAATGAAATTGACTTGGCTATTACGGTTTTAGGTTTACGGTATTACTTTCATTTTTAGATTTACCGTAAGTCAACAAAAGTACATGTTTGTAGCCATAGAATAAAAGTACAGGAAGAGGCACTCTAATGTACATGCATCACTTTAATCAGTCTCAGAAAGAAGAACGTCCTGTAGTGACAACAAAACGGTTTTAGTAATTTGTTACCAAAAATCTAAGTGCTAAAGTGCTGAAAAACATTAGTTTTTACCAATCAATCattgtttttcacatttgagTTGCAATACATTACTCTTAATattgtctgcttttttttactttattccaAAAGTCTTGATGAGATCAAGATCTCTTTTGCAAGAGAGACctgagaatacattatacagtatattaacaaCACAACATGGCCTGATTGATTAAAGTGTTTCAAGACTTTTCTTTCACCTGTCCAGTCCCAGTGTTTCCAATATGTCGAATATTGTTTAGGCTCCCCACCTAAataaaattgtgtttgtgtttttttatttcttcctttGAAAAGTCTACAGTGTGCACGTATGGGTCATTCAGACAAAACTGTGAAGTTTCAGTATTACGTATAGCTTATGaattctttattttcttgtttttcaacatggtgctgaacaggtgtgcctgtgtctgtgtgtgtgtgtgtgtgtgtgtgtgtgtgtgtgtgtgtgtgtgtgtcacaatgtGCATTATATTGATGTACGTTTTGTAATCtgtcttgttgttttgttaatgttgtcatgtttttacTGTTGGATTTAAATTGTGCCCTgtctagggactgcagatgtaaattagcctaAGGCTAATATCTCTGgtacaatgcatcaaatggcaacatTTATGTTAAGAATTGTACATggtccctaaaaaaaaaaaaaaaaatgattaagaAGAATGCCATGCTGTTTTGCAGACGGCACTCGGGTGTCAGACGTCGGTGCTCCCCACCCATGGGAGTCAACCACAACAAATACATTCTCAACCTTTGAGAAACACACTAAACTTACAGTATCTGATGTCAGGTCTGCTGGGTCCAGGGACATCTTAGCCACAGCCCGAGTGGAGTCTTTACCAACCAAGGCGTTGTATGGTGCATCTTTTCCATAAAATTCTGCATttggtaaaataaaatgttttttttgttttgttttgtttttaaatcagttAATTCTGAGTGGATAAATGCATGGTCTCAGTTTAGATTTCAAATACCCTGGGGAGGGACTGAAAAGTTATCTTGAATTAATAAGCACATTTAAGTTAAAAATCTTGTAAGTCATTATATAGCTTAATTTCAAAGGGGTTGAGTGGTGGGTTTTATTTACCTTTTCCCTTGGTAACGTCAAACACAACTCCTTTTACTGCCATGTAGATAGGCTGCCCCTCCTAAAACAGGGAgggaaaaacaacagaaaagagaGATACGAGATACATCGTTTTCGTTATGTACATATGCATTAGCCTGGAAACCATAGACAATATATAGCTGGAAacccagacccaaatccgaaagattaaaattgtgctctcgcgagaactctggatttcttTCCAGGGTAGCCTACATATGCATGGgtgcacagacaaacagacacaaaaactcaCCCTGGATAATTAGCTAGGTAGTAAACTTTACCTCGCTGCCGTCGTATCTCGTCAGTTCCTCCTCAGTGAACAACCGGACAGGTTTGGTGGAtggtttgtgttttaatttaaagTCTTCCGCTAAAGTCGAAGTAGAAAGGACAACATACAGGACACAAATTCGCGCTGTTGCCATGGTAGGGTCGCTGTTTGGACGAGTTTGATGCGGAAACTGCAACTGTCATCCACTTCCTTGTCGCTGCTCTATTGAGTTGATGCTGCATTTACCGCCATCGGATATTTTAATAGCGCCCATACAAACTGTATGGCAAAGTGTACAACAGTTCGTTTTTGGAAATAATTAGCCTAACTCCTTGAATGGTTTCATTTAAGAgcagtatttatatatatatatatatatatatatatagtgtatcatcagttatttccacccagcaaaatataaggtcaaaaaccattgaggtgtcttCTCCCCTGTTGTTTCATGaacgtacagtatgtacatgtacattAGCTTCGActatatagttactggtccagtgaactaagactataataagggaggattgtacaatcataaaaacataataattgttcaatcctcccaaattatagtcccagtttccTGGACagcacaaattgtgt
This region of Sander vitreus isolate 19-12246 chromosome 20, sanVit1, whole genome shotgun sequence genomic DNA includes:
- the nenf gene encoding neudesin; the protein is MATARICVLYVVLSTSTLAEDFKLKHKPSTKPVRLFTEEELTRYDGSEEGQPIYMAVKGVVFDVTKGKEFYGKDAPYNALVGKDSTRAVAKMSLDPADLTSDTTGLTEEQLESLDSIFEGTYKAKYPIVGYTASRILTKDGSYNEDFKPEDQPHFQIKDEF